Proteins encoded by one window of Dietzia sp. B32:
- a CDS encoding hemolysin family protein, whose translation MSDGVALLILVALLLGNGFFVAAEFAMVSARRDTLEPHAAGGSTRALWSLRGVENVSLSLAATQLGITVCSLLIGAVGEPAIAHLIEQPLAWLGVSTGFAHPIALVISLLIVTFLHMVLGEMVPKNMAIARPAAAALLLGPVLRVFVLVFLPAIWLMNKSADAVVRYVLREEPRSEVETTFTVDQMHGMVAAAGESGFLDEDETLLLEGALAFDHISAADVLRPIEEVDSIDEDRTTGEVQDLCVRTGHSRFPVRRGDTYIGYVHVKDILADDPSRPLRRERIRELGVVPSGTPLDDVLSAMQRARAHLAIVDDRDAGASGPRGLLVLEDVLSRLVGEVRDATPGTEQASPGA comes from the coding sequence ATGAGTGACGGCGTCGCACTGCTGATCCTGGTGGCCCTCCTGCTCGGCAACGGGTTCTTCGTCGCCGCGGAGTTCGCCATGGTCTCCGCGCGGCGCGACACCCTGGAACCGCACGCCGCCGGGGGCAGCACCCGCGCACTGTGGTCACTGCGAGGTGTGGAGAACGTATCGCTCTCGCTGGCTGCCACCCAGCTCGGGATCACGGTCTGCTCACTTCTCATCGGCGCGGTCGGCGAGCCCGCCATCGCCCACCTCATCGAGCAGCCACTGGCATGGCTGGGGGTGTCCACCGGGTTCGCGCACCCGATCGCGCTGGTGATCTCGCTGCTCATCGTCACGTTCCTGCACATGGTGCTCGGCGAGATGGTGCCCAAGAACATGGCGATCGCCCGGCCGGCGGCGGCCGCGCTCCTCCTCGGCCCGGTGCTGCGGGTCTTCGTGCTGGTGTTCCTGCCCGCGATCTGGCTGATGAACAAGTCCGCCGACGCCGTGGTGCGGTACGTGTTGCGGGAGGAACCGCGCTCCGAGGTGGAGACCACCTTCACGGTGGACCAGATGCACGGGATGGTCGCCGCCGCCGGGGAATCGGGATTCCTCGACGAGGACGAGACGCTGCTACTCGAAGGGGCGCTGGCGTTCGACCACATCAGCGCGGCCGACGTGCTCCGTCCGATCGAGGAGGTGGACTCGATCGACGAGGACCGGACCACCGGCGAGGTGCAGGACCTGTGCGTGCGGACCGGCCACTCGAGGTTCCCGGTGCGGCGCGGCGACACCTACATCGGCTACGTCCACGTCAAGGACATCCTGGCCGATGACCCGTCCCGACCGCTGCGCCGCGAGCGGATCCGCGAACTGGGGGTCGTGCCGTCCGGGACGCCGCTCGACGACGTCCTGTCGGCGATGCAGCGGGCGCGTGCCCACCTGGCGATCGTCGATGACCGGGACGCGGGGGCGTCCGGCCCGCGGGGGCTACTGGTCCTCGAGGACGTCCTGTCCAGGCTCGTCGGAGAGGTCAGGGACGCCACGCCCGGAACCGAGCAGGCGTCGCCCGGGGCCTGA